A part of Thermotoga petrophila RKU-1 genomic DNA contains:
- a CDS encoding ABC transporter permease codes for MKAVFGILLVLIVWHLLHFLFPSSLILPGPVETFEVFVKILNRETFEALLSTLLKGLVTTFIVIAVGLPVGFVMGISDRMYEFLRPLVTVVQAVPVVSWLVVVIFLWGIGWQGPVVISSLSLIPVAVFTTVSGVRSVDRKLLEVMKVYRVPRRTILKEVYLGSIWPFVLSILEVSSGNVWKAVVMGEYLCGDRGLGVLISWARQYVDVPRVYALTIFTVVLGISFERSVKVLARRVWKKWRLS; via the coding sequence ATGAAAGCGGTTTTTGGAATACTTCTTGTTCTGATAGTGTGGCACCTCCTGCACTTTCTTTTTCCATCTTCTCTCATACTGCCGGGCCCTGTGGAAACCTTCGAAGTCTTCGTTAAAATTTTGAATCGTGAAACCTTCGAGGCCCTTTTAAGCACACTCTTGAAGGGCCTCGTTACCACTTTTATCGTCATCGCTGTGGGACTTCCCGTTGGTTTCGTCATGGGTATCAGCGACAGGATGTACGAATTTCTACGTCCTTTGGTCACGGTGGTGCAGGCGGTACCCGTTGTTTCCTGGCTTGTCGTCGTGATCTTTCTGTGGGGAATAGGCTGGCAGGGGCCTGTTGTCATCTCTTCCCTTTCCCTCATTCCAGTTGCCGTTTTCACAACGGTTTCCGGGGTAAGAAGTGTGGACAGAAAGCTGTTGGAGGTGATGAAGGTCTACAGAGTACCTCGGAGAACGATTTTGAAGGAGGTGTATCTTGGTTCGATCTGGCCCTTCGTTCTCTCGATTCTGGAGGTATCTTCTGGAAACGTATGGAAAGCGGTTGTCATGGGGGAGTACCTTTGTGGTGATAGAGGGCTGGGAGTTCTGATATCTTGGGCAAGGCAGTACGTAGATGTCCCGCGGGTGTACGCACTCACCATTTTCACAGTGGTTCTGGGGATATCTTTTGAAAGATCTGTGAAGGTTCTTGCAAGGAGAGTGTGGAAGAAGTGGAGGTTATCCTGA
- the pfkA gene encoding 6-phosphofructokinase has translation MKKIAVLTSGGDAPGMNAAVRAVVRYGVRHGLEVIGVRRGYSGLIDGDFVKLEYKDVAGITEKGGTILRTSRCEEFKTEEGRELAAKQIKKHGIEGLVVIGGEGSLTGAHLLYEEHKIPVVGIPATIDNDIGLTDMCIGVDTCLNTVMDAVQKLKDTASSHERAFIVEVMGRHSGYIALMAGLVTGAEAIIVPEIPVDYSQLADRILEERRRGKINSIIIVAEGAASAYTVARHLEYRIGYETRITILGHVQRGGSPTASDRRLALSMGVEAVDALLDGEVDVMIALQGNKLVRVPIMEALSTKKTIDKKLYEIAYMLS, from the coding sequence TTGAAGAAGATAGCAGTTCTTACAAGCGGTGGAGACGCACCTGGAATGAACGCAGCTGTGAGGGCGGTCGTCAGGTACGGCGTCAGGCATGGGCTGGAAGTGATAGGTGTGAGAAGAGGTTACTCAGGCCTCATCGACGGTGACTTTGTAAAACTCGAATACAAAGATGTGGCAGGAATCACAGAAAAGGGTGGAACAATTCTGAGAACTTCCAGATGTGAGGAGTTCAAGACAGAAGAGGGCAGAGAACTCGCTGCGAAACAGATAAAAAAACATGGTATAGAAGGACTTGTTGTCATAGGTGGTGAGGGGAGTCTCACCGGCGCTCATCTCCTTTACGAAGAGCACAAAATACCCGTCGTCGGTATCCCAGCGACCATAGACAACGACATCGGATTGACCGACATGTGCATAGGTGTGGACACGTGTTTGAACACGGTGATGGACGCTGTTCAAAAGCTCAAAGACACTGCCAGTTCGCATGAGAGAGCTTTCATTGTGGAAGTCATGGGGAGACACTCCGGCTACATCGCTCTCATGGCGGGACTGGTGACTGGTGCAGAAGCCATCATAGTACCAGAGATTCCTGTGGATTATTCACAGCTCGCCGATAGGATCCTCGAAGAAAGAAGAAGAGGAAAGATCAACAGCATAATCATAGTCGCTGAAGGTGCAGCGAGTGCCTACACCGTTGCAAGACACCTTGAATACAGGATAGGCTACGAAACGAGGATTACCATCCTCGGACACGTACAGAGAGGTGGCTCTCCAACGGCTTCCGACAGAAGATTGGCACTAAGTATGGGAGTTGAAGCGGTCGATGCCCTTCTGGACGGAGAGGTAGATGTGATGATAGCTCTTCAGGGTAACAAGCTCGTGAGAGTCCCCATAATGGAAGCGCTCTCTACGAAAAAAACGATCGACAAGAAACTCTACGAAATAGCCTATATGCTTTCATGA
- the pyk gene encoding pyruvate kinase: MRNTKIVCTVGPRTDSYEMIEKMIDLGVNVFRINTSHGDWNEQEQKILKIKELREKKKKPVAVLIDLAGPKIRTGYLEKEFVELKEGQIFTLTTKEILGNEHMVSVNLSSLPQDVKKGDTILLSDGEIVLEVIETTDTEVKTVVKVGGKITHRRGVNVPTADLSVESITDRDREFIKLGTLHNVEFFALSFVRKPEDVLKAKEEIRKHGSEIPVISKIETKKALERLEEIIKVSDGIMVARGDLGVEIPIEEVPIVQKEIIKLSKYYSKPVIVATQILESMIENPFPTRAEVTDIANAIFDGADALLLTAETAVGKHPLEAIKVLSKVAEEAEKKLEFFRTIEYDTSDISEAISHACWQLSESLNAKLIITPTISGSTAIRVSKYNVSQPIVALTPEEKTYYRLSLVRKVIPVLAEKCSQELEFIEKGLKKVEEMGLAEKGDLVVLTSGVPGKVGTTNTIRVLRVD; this comes from the coding sequence GTGCGAAATACAAAGATCGTGTGTACGGTTGGACCAAGAACAGACAGCTACGAAATGATAGAAAAGATGATAGATCTTGGAGTGAACGTCTTCAGAATAAACACCTCACACGGCGACTGGAACGAACAGGAACAGAAAATACTCAAAATCAAAGAGTTGAGAGAGAAAAAGAAAAAACCCGTAGCCGTTCTGATCGATCTTGCGGGTCCGAAGATCAGAACTGGATATCTCGAAAAAGAGTTTGTAGAATTGAAAGAGGGCCAGATCTTCACTCTCACCACAAAGGAAATACTTGGAAACGAACATATGGTTTCGGTGAACCTCAGTTCTCTTCCACAGGACGTGAAAAAAGGAGACACCATTCTGTTGAGCGATGGAGAAATAGTGCTTGAAGTAATTGAAACGACCGATACAGAAGTGAAAACAGTGGTGAAAGTCGGTGGAAAGATCACACACAGGAGAGGTGTGAACGTACCAACAGCCGACCTCTCGGTGGAATCCATAACGGACAGAGACAGAGAATTCATAAAGCTCGGAACATTGCACAATGTTGAATTTTTCGCTCTTTCTTTTGTGAGAAAACCAGAGGACGTGCTCAAGGCAAAAGAAGAGATCAGAAAACACGGAAGCGAAATACCTGTAATCTCTAAAATAGAAACGAAAAAGGCCCTGGAACGTCTCGAAGAGATAATAAAGGTAAGCGATGGAATCATGGTCGCACGCGGTGACCTGGGAGTGGAGATACCCATAGAAGAAGTTCCTATCGTTCAAAAAGAAATCATCAAACTCTCCAAGTACTACTCCAAACCAGTTATAGTCGCAACTCAAATACTCGAATCGATGATAGAAAATCCGTTTCCCACGAGGGCAGAGGTCACCGACATAGCCAACGCCATCTTTGATGGAGCGGACGCCCTGCTTCTCACAGCGGAAACAGCGGTTGGAAAACATCCCCTGGAAGCCATAAAAGTGTTGAGCAAAGTAGCAGAAGAGGCCGAAAAAAAGCTGGAATTTTTCAGAACGATAGAATACGATACCAGCGACATATCTGAGGCCATATCACACGCCTGCTGGCAGCTCTCTGAATCTCTAAACGCGAAGCTGATCATCACACCCACCATATCCGGGAGTACCGCCATTCGTGTCTCGAAGTACAACGTTTCTCAACCCATTGTGGCTCTGACACCAGAAGAGAAAACCTACTACAGACTTTCTCTCGTGAGGAAAGTGATACCCGTTCTCGCCGAAAAGTGCTCTCAGGAGCTGGAGTTCATCGAAAAAGGATTGAAGAAAGTGGAAGAAATGGGTTTAGCAGAAAAAGGGGATCTGGTGGTTCTCACTTCCGGCGTTCCAGGGAAGGTGGGAACGACGAACACCATACGGGTGTTGAGGGTGGATTGA
- the recG gene encoding ATP-dependent DNA helicase RecG gives MPILLEEFLNEVEKMLKNQVNTRRIYQLLQELDDPLLDNKDLEEKLQAFLDYAKEIPNLPEVRKRYRIQKSLEMIEKLRSWFLIDYLECSGEEVDLSTDIQYAKGVGPNRKKKLKKLGIETLRDLLEFFPRDYEDRRKIFKLNDLLPGEKVTTQGKIVSVETKRFQNMNILTAVLSDGLVHVLLKWFNQEYLQTYLKQLTGKEVFVTGTVKSNAYTGQYEIHNAEVTPKEGEYARRILPIYRLTSGISQKQMRKIFEENIPSLCCSLKETLPERILEKRKLLGVKDAYYGMHFPKTFYHLEKARERLAYEELFVLQLAFQKIRKEREKHGGIPKKIEGKLAEEFIKSLPFKLTNSQKRAHQEIRNDMISEKPMNRLLQGDVGSGKTVVAQLAILDNYEAGFQTAFMVPTSILAIQHYRRTIESFSKFNIHVALLIGATTPSEKEKIKSGLRNGQIDVVIGTHALIQEDVHFKNLGLVIIDEQHRFGVKQREALMNKGKMVDTLVMSATPIPRSMALAFYGDLDVTVIDEMPPGRKEVQTMLVPMDRVNEIYEFVRQEVMKGGQAFIVYPLIEESDKLNVKSAVEMYEYLSKEVFPEFKLGLMHGRLSQEEKDRVMLEFAEGRYDILVSTMVIEVGIDVPRANVMVIENPERFGLAQLHQLRGRVGRGGQEAYCFLVVGDVGEEAMERLRFFTLNTDGFKIAEYDLKTRGPGEFFGVKQHGLSGFKVADLYRDLKLLEWAREDVQEIDVEGIELPEEIKLIEVG, from the coding sequence TTGCCGATACTGTTAGAAGAATTCCTCAACGAAGTCGAGAAAATGCTCAAAAATCAGGTGAACACACGGAGAATTTACCAGCTCCTTCAGGAGCTGGATGATCCTTTACTGGACAACAAAGACCTCGAAGAGAAACTTCAAGCTTTTCTCGACTACGCGAAAGAAATTCCCAACCTTCCGGAAGTAAGGAAAAGGTACAGAATCCAGAAATCTCTGGAAATGATAGAAAAGCTGAGAAGCTGGTTTCTCATAGACTACTTAGAATGTTCTGGAGAAGAGGTCGATCTCTCAACGGATATCCAGTACGCAAAAGGAGTGGGACCCAACAGAAAAAAGAAACTAAAAAAACTCGGAATAGAAACGCTGAGAGACCTCCTCGAGTTTTTCCCAAGGGATTACGAAGACAGAAGGAAGATCTTCAAACTGAACGATCTTCTTCCAGGTGAAAAGGTGACAACCCAGGGAAAGATCGTGAGCGTTGAGACAAAAAGATTCCAGAACATGAACATCTTGACTGCCGTTCTGTCTGACGGTTTGGTGCACGTTCTTTTGAAATGGTTCAACCAGGAATACCTCCAGACCTATCTGAAACAGCTCACCGGAAAAGAAGTTTTCGTGACCGGCACCGTGAAATCGAACGCGTACACGGGCCAGTACGAAATTCACAACGCCGAGGTAACACCGAAAGAGGGGGAATACGCAAGAAGGATACTTCCCATATACCGTTTGACCTCGGGAATTTCACAAAAACAAATGAGAAAGATCTTCGAGGAAAACATCCCATCTCTCTGCTGTTCGTTGAAAGAAACCCTTCCAGAAAGGATTCTTGAGAAGAGAAAACTGCTTGGTGTGAAAGACGCGTACTACGGAATGCACTTTCCCAAAACCTTCTATCACCTCGAAAAGGCCCGGGAGAGGCTTGCCTACGAAGAACTTTTCGTACTTCAGTTGGCTTTCCAGAAGATCAGAAAAGAGCGGGAAAAGCACGGAGGGATTCCAAAGAAAATAGAAGGAAAACTCGCAGAGGAGTTTATAAAGTCCCTTCCCTTCAAGCTGACGAATTCTCAAAAGAGAGCTCATCAGGAGATAAGAAACGATATGATCTCTGAAAAACCGATGAACAGGCTCCTTCAAGGGGATGTGGGCTCTGGAAAGACCGTCGTGGCACAGCTCGCCATACTCGACAACTACGAAGCGGGTTTCCAGACGGCCTTCATGGTGCCAACCTCGATCCTCGCGATCCAGCACTACAGAAGAACCATCGAGAGTTTTTCGAAATTCAACATCCACGTGGCACTCCTCATAGGAGCAACCACGCCCTCAGAGAAGGAGAAAATAAAATCCGGCCTCAGGAACGGTCAAATAGACGTGGTGATAGGAACACACGCACTGATACAGGAAGACGTTCATTTCAAGAACCTGGGACTGGTCATAATCGACGAACAGCACCGCTTCGGTGTGAAACAAAGAGAAGCCCTCATGAACAAGGGAAAGATGGTGGACACACTGGTGATGAGTGCCACTCCCATTCCCAGAAGTATGGCCCTTGCCTTCTACGGGGATCTCGATGTCACAGTGATAGACGAGATGCCTCCTGGAAGAAAAGAAGTGCAGACCATGCTCGTTCCGATGGATAGAGTGAACGAAATCTACGAGTTCGTGAGGCAAGAAGTGATGAAGGGAGGACAGGCTTTCATCGTTTATCCGCTCATCGAAGAGTCGGACAAACTGAACGTGAAATCCGCTGTGGAGATGTACGAATACCTCTCGAAAGAAGTCTTCCCGGAGTTCAAACTGGGTCTCATGCACGGACGGCTTTCTCAGGAGGAAAAGGACAGAGTCATGTTAGAGTTCGCCGAAGGAAGGTACGACATCCTCGTTTCCACAATGGTTATAGAAGTCGGGATAGACGTTCCGAGAGCGAACGTGATGGTGATAGAAAACCCAGAGAGGTTTGGCCTTGCCCAGCTCCACCAGCTTCGTGGAAGAGTGGGAAGGGGAGGTCAGGAGGCTTACTGCTTCCTCGTTGTTGGAGACGTGGGAGAGGAAGCGATGGAAAGGTTGAGATTCTTCACACTCAACACGGATGGCTTCAAAATAGCCGAGTACGATTTGAAAACGAGGGGCCCTGGAGAGTTCTTCGGTGTGAAACAGCACGGTTTGAGCGGCTTTAAAGTGGCCGATCTATACAGAGATCTGAAGCTCCTGGAATGGGCAAGAGAAGATGTCCAGGAAATCGACGTGGAAGGAATAGAACTCCCGGAAGAGATAAAACTCATCGAAGTAGGCTGA
- a CDS encoding putative signal transducing protein: protein MRWETLIEGSELEVKMIEDILKENEIPYVVETCDDVTPRAIFGSSALMVIKVPEEFLEEAKRILEEMRE from the coding sequence TTGAGGTGGGAAACTTTAATTGAGGGAAGTGAACTGGAGGTAAAGATGATCGAAGATATATTGAAAGAAAACGAAATACCTTACGTAGTTGAAACGTGTGATGATGTTACACCGAGAGCGATTTTTGGTTCTTCAGCCCTCATGGTGATAAAAGTACCAGAGGAATTTTTAGAAGAAGCAAAGAGAATTCTGGAGGAGATGCGGGAATGA
- a CDS encoding ABC transporter ATP-binding protein — protein sequence MEVILRVEGLRKDFNGMKVIENWSFSVGKGDRVTLLGPSGCGKTTFLRIVSGLEDFQGKVEVFTDKIGYVFQEPRLIPWKTITENLMLIRRDPDKMASLLEKVELKGFENHYPWQLSEGMKQRVNFVRALLVDPELLLLDEPFDALDLKTKMKVMNLLVDLWQKRRFSIVFVTHNVKEAVFLSERIFLLSGRPSKILDEVELKEKARDFTDEKLFGLEKMVIERLLSLLR from the coding sequence GTGGAGGTTATCCTGAGGGTAGAAGGATTGAGAAAAGATTTCAACGGTATGAAGGTGATAGAAAACTGGAGCTTTTCAGTTGGTAAAGGTGATAGGGTGACTCTTCTTGGACCGTCTGGCTGTGGAAAAACAACCTTCTTGAGGATTGTATCAGGTCTTGAAGACTTTCAGGGGAAGGTGGAGGTTTTCACGGATAAGATTGGATACGTGTTTCAGGAACCAAGGCTGATTCCGTGGAAAACGATAACGGAGAATTTGATGTTGATCAGAAGAGATCCAGACAAAATGGCATCTCTTCTCGAAAAGGTAGAACTGAAAGGTTTTGAAAACCACTACCCATGGCAACTCAGCGAAGGAATGAAACAGAGAGTAAACTTTGTGAGGGCACTCCTTGTGGATCCTGAGCTTCTCCTTCTCGACGAACCTTTCGACGCACTGGACTTGAAGACAAAGATGAAGGTGATGAACTTGCTGGTTGATTTGTGGCAGAAGAGGAGATTCTCCATCGTTTTTGTGACACACAACGTGAAAGAAGCGGTTTTTCTGTCGGAAAGGATCTTTCTCTTATCGGGAAGGCCTTCAAAGATACTCGACGAAGTGGAGCTGAAAGAGAAAGCCAGAGATTTCACTGATGAGAAATTGTTCGGGCTGGAAAAGATGGTGATTGAAAGGCTCCTCAGCCTACTTCGATGA
- a CDS encoding MBL fold metallo-hydrolase, translating into MKITWFGHACFALEMEGKTIVTDPFDESVGYPIPNVTADVVTESHQHFDHNAHHLVKGNSRVIDRPGTYTVNGVRIKGMETFHDPLHGRERGKNIVFVFEGEGIKVCHLGDLGHVLTPAQVKEIGEVDVLLVPVGGTYTIGPKEAKEVADLLNAKVIIPMHYRTKYLKFNLLSVDDFLKLFDSYERVGNILELFEKPKERKVVVMEVQ; encoded by the coding sequence ATGAAGATCACCTGGTTTGGACACGCATGTTTTGCTCTGGAGATGGAAGGGAAAACGATCGTTACAGATCCTTTCGATGAGAGTGTGGGATATCCCATACCAAACGTAACCGCTGATGTCGTAACGGAAAGTCATCAGCATTTCGATCACAACGCACATCATCTTGTGAAGGGAAACTCCCGTGTAATAGACAGACCTGGTACTTACACCGTGAACGGTGTAAGGATAAAGGGTATGGAGACCTTTCACGATCCATTACATGGAAGAGAAAGGGGTAAAAACATCGTCTTCGTATTCGAAGGGGAAGGTATAAAAGTATGCCACCTGGGAGACCTTGGACACGTACTTACTCCTGCTCAGGTAAAAGAAATAGGTGAGGTTGATGTCTTACTGGTACCCGTCGGAGGGACTTACACCATTGGACCGAAGGAGGCAAAGGAAGTAGCGGATTTGCTGAACGCGAAAGTCATCATTCCGATGCACTACAGAACGAAGTACCTGAAATTCAATCTTCTCTCCGTCGATGATTTTTTGAAACTCTTCGATTCATACGAACGTGTGGGAAACATCCTTGAACTCTTTGAAAAGCCGAAAGAAAGAAAAGTTGTTGTCATGGAGGTGCAGTGA
- the hpt gene encoding hypoxanthine phosphoribosyltransferase, with protein MIKVLIDEETLKKRIKELAGEIEDYYLGKTDTIHAVCILKGSVHFFSDLMLNIRKLNVKYSFIHVSSYQGTSSTGRIRVKSWIDESIHDEYVLLVEDIVDTGLTLQYIVRYLKKYNPRDFRIVSLIEKTVHDHGVPLDFVGFRVDDKFLVGYGLDIDEKYRNLPYIGYVE; from the coding sequence ATGATAAAAGTGTTGATAGACGAAGAGACTCTAAAGAAGAGAATCAAAGAACTGGCAGGGGAAATAGAAGATTACTACCTGGGCAAAACAGACACCATACACGCCGTATGTATCCTGAAGGGCTCCGTACACTTCTTCAGCGACCTCATGTTGAACATAAGAAAACTGAATGTCAAATACTCCTTCATTCATGTCTCGAGCTATCAAGGTACCTCTTCAACGGGAAGGATCAGAGTGAAATCCTGGATCGATGAGTCGATACACGATGAATACGTGCTCCTTGTGGAAGACATCGTTGACACCGGCCTCACCTTGCAGTACATAGTTCGATACCTGAAAAAATACAACCCAAGAGATTTCAGGATAGTGAGTCTCATAGAAAAAACAGTTCACGATCACGGAGTTCCCTTGGATTTCGTGGGATTCAGAGTGGACGATAAGTTCCTGGTCGGTTACGGACTCGACATCGATGAAAAATACCGAAATCTTCCCTACATAGGCTATGTGGAATAA
- a CDS encoding NADH-dependent [FeFe] hydrogenase, group A6, whose protein sequence is MADVRIVINGRTLTVPDNLTVIEACEKAGIEIPALCHHPRLGESIGACRVCVVEVEGARNLQPACVTKVRDGMVIKTSSDRVKTARKFNLALLLSEHPNDCMTCEANGRCEFQDLIYKYDVDPIFGYGTKEGLFDKSSPAIVRDLSKCVKCQRCVRTCSELQGMHIYSMVERGHRTYPGTPFDMPVYETDCIGCGQCAAFCPTGAIVENSAVKVVLEELEKKEKILVVQTAPSVRVAIGEEFGYAPGTISTGQMVAALRRLGFDYVFDTNFGADLTIMEEGSEFLERLEKGDLEDLPMFTSCCPGWVNLVEKVYPELRTRLSSAKSPQGMLSALVKTYFAEKLGVKPEDIFHVSIMPCTAKKDEALRKQLMVNGVPAVDVVLTTRELGKLIRMKKIPFANLPEEEYDAPLGISTGAAVLFGVTGGVMEAALRTAYELKTGKTLPKIVFEDVRGLKGVKEAEIDLDGKKIRIAVVHGTANVRNLVEKILRREVKYHFVEVMACPGGCIGGGGQPYSRDPEILRKRAEAIYTIDERMVLRKSHENPAIKKLYEEYLEHPLSHKAHELLHTYYEDRSRKKRLAVK, encoded by the coding sequence TTGGCGGATGTAAGGATTGTTATAAATGGTAGAACGCTTACAGTACCTGATAACCTGACGGTCATCGAAGCCTGTGAGAAGGCAGGAATAGAGATTCCAGCTCTGTGTCACCACCCAAGGCTTGGGGAATCAATAGGTGCGTGTAGAGTCTGTGTCGTTGAGGTGGAAGGAGCGAGAAACCTCCAGCCTGCGTGTGTGACAAAAGTGAGAGATGGCATGGTGATAAAGACCTCCTCTGATAGGGTGAAGACGGCCAGGAAGTTCAACCTTGCACTTCTTCTCTCTGAACATCCCAACGATTGTATGACGTGTGAAGCGAACGGAAGGTGTGAGTTCCAGGATCTGATCTATAAATACGACGTGGACCCCATTTTCGGATACGGTACCAAAGAAGGACTATTCGACAAAAGCAGTCCCGCTATAGTCAGAGATCTTTCCAAGTGTGTCAAGTGCCAGCGCTGTGTTAGAACATGTTCCGAACTTCAGGGAATGCACATCTACTCTATGGTAGAGAGAGGTCATAGAACTTATCCTGGAACTCCTTTCGACATGCCCGTCTATGAAACAGATTGTATAGGTTGTGGTCAGTGTGCTGCGTTCTGTCCAACGGGCGCTATAGTTGAAAATTCGGCAGTGAAAGTTGTCCTGGAAGAACTGGAAAAGAAAGAAAAGATCCTCGTTGTTCAAACCGCACCATCGGTGAGAGTGGCGATTGGCGAAGAATTTGGATACGCTCCTGGTACCATTTCTACTGGCCAGATGGTTGCTGCTCTTAGAAGACTCGGCTTCGATTACGTCTTCGACACGAACTTTGGGGCAGACCTTACCATAATGGAAGAAGGAAGTGAATTTCTCGAAAGACTTGAAAAAGGCGACCTTGAGGACCTTCCCATGTTCACTTCTTGTTGTCCTGGATGGGTGAACCTTGTGGAAAAGGTCTATCCCGAGCTCAGAACGAGGCTTTCCTCTGCCAAGTCACCCCAAGGTATGCTTTCTGCTCTGGTGAAAACCTACTTCGCGGAAAAACTCGGAGTGAAACCGGAAGACATTTTCCACGTATCCATCATGCCCTGTACCGCGAAGAAGGACGAGGCTTTGAGAAAACAGCTCATGGTGAACGGTGTTCCAGCGGTGGATGTTGTTCTCACCACGAGAGAACTTGGAAAACTCATAAGGATGAAGAAGATACCGTTTGCGAACCTTCCAGAGGAAGAATACGACGCACCGCTTGGAATCTCCACGGGAGCGGCGGTACTCTTTGGTGTTACGGGTGGTGTGATGGAGGCCGCTTTGAGAACTGCGTACGAACTCAAAACGGGAAAGACACTACCGAAGATCGTTTTTGAAGATGTGAGAGGACTCAAAGGTGTCAAGGAAGCCGAAATAGATCTGGACGGCAAAAAGATAAGGATCGCTGTGGTTCACGGTACAGCCAACGTGAGAAATCTGGTGGAAAAGATTCTGAGAAGAGAAGTGAAGTATCATTTCGTTGAAGTGATGGCGTGTCCCGGTGGATGTATCGGAGGCGGAGGCCAACCTTACAGCAGAGATCCGGAGATCCTCAGAAAGAGGGCAGAAGCCATCTACACCATCGACGAAAGAATGGTTTTGAGGAAATCCCACGAGAACCCTGCCATAAAGAAGCTGTACGAAGAGTACCTCGAACATCCGCTCAGTCACAAAGCTCACGAGCTTCTTCACACCTACTACGAAGACAGGTCAAGGAAGAAAAGACTTGCGGTAAAATAA
- a CDS encoding ABC transporter substrate-binding protein yields the protein MKKAASVVLLLTISILFGETLLNPFGPALIPVVPIMDGKIPTDVKIEIWKNPEEAVAKIVSKEVDFAVLPVTVGANLYGKGVRIKLVGVHEWKVFYLVASDDVTFDGWESLRGQEVYTPHGRGQTVDVLMRYFLSKAGLTPDRDVKILYAPPQEIVALFKSGKVKYAALPEPFVSMCLDRGKVVLDFQKEWGKELGVPERIPIAGLFVREGVAEETVEKVEKALVDSIRWMKENLDETVQLSSEKLGIPAKILKSSLERIEFEYLPVEECKEEVEAFLNKLNELYPEGLEKVPDEGFYWK from the coding sequence GTGAAGAAAGCAGCGAGCGTGGTTTTGCTCCTGACGATATCCATTCTTTTCGGAGAAACACTTTTGAATCCATTCGGGCCTGCATTGATACCCGTTGTTCCTATCATGGACGGGAAGATACCGACGGATGTGAAGATCGAAATCTGGAAAAATCCAGAGGAAGCGGTTGCGAAGATAGTTTCAAAAGAGGTTGATTTCGCTGTTCTTCCCGTGACCGTTGGTGCGAATCTATACGGAAAGGGAGTAAGGATAAAACTCGTGGGTGTACACGAGTGGAAGGTGTTCTATCTTGTTGCATCTGACGATGTTACTTTCGATGGATGGGAGAGTCTTCGAGGGCAGGAAGTTTACACACCTCACGGAAGAGGACAGACGGTGGATGTTCTGATGAGGTACTTTTTATCAAAAGCAGGACTCACTCCCGACAGAGATGTGAAGATACTCTACGCACCTCCCCAGGAAATAGTCGCACTCTTCAAATCTGGAAAGGTGAAGTACGCAGCTCTCCCCGAGCCATTCGTTTCCATGTGTCTTGATCGGGGAAAAGTGGTTCTTGATTTTCAGAAAGAGTGGGGAAAGGAACTGGGAGTACCTGAGAGGATTCCGATTGCCGGTCTGTTCGTGAGAGAAGGCGTGGCCGAAGAAACCGTTGAAAAAGTTGAGAAAGCCCTCGTAGATTCTATCAGGTGGATGAAAGAAAATCTCGATGAAACCGTTCAACTTTCTTCTGAAAAATTAGGTATCCCCGCAAAGATTCTGAAATCGTCACTGGAGAGAATAGAATTCGAATACTTACCCGTTGAAGAGTGTAAGGAAGAAGTCGAGGCCTTTTTGAACAAACTGAACGAACTCTATCCCGAAGGTCTTGAAAAGGTACCAGACGAAGGATTCTACTGGAAATGA